CCGTAGGAAGCTGGTTGCCAAAGATCTTGGCGCGCACGTATTTCATAGACTCTACAGGAGACAAATGGGAAACCGCCAAAAGCGCCCCTTCGCTTACCTGCAACGTTTCGCGGGCCCCTTTTGAGAGACTGATTTCGCCGGGAGAAAGGATATCTGTTTCAATGACGTTGAGGCTGGCCACAATGGATTTTTGCTGGTCCCAGACCTTGATCCTGGTTAGCGCAGAAAACCCCTCTGACTTACAGACATGGCAGTCGGCGCGCATGTATACCACATGCTCCTGCTGCGTATCTATTCCCAGATCCTTGAATGCTAGTTCATACCCGTACATAAAACTGTTGGAGAGAAAAGGGTAAACAGAAACAGGATAGCCTTTCAATATTTTAACTGGTTTACCAATCACCTGCTTTCAGGAAAGGGCCCTCTGAAAGTATACGGTCTTGTTAAAATTCGGCCTTGCGGAGATTAAAAATTACGTAAGTTATCAGGAACCCTTTTTTGTAACCCTTGCACTTCTCCCCTTACCTTGCCGGTCAAAATTTATGTTTGCTTTTTGCTACCTTTAATATTACAAAACCTGTCTCTATGAAAAATATAATAGCGCTATTGTTAAGCTTTGCCGTAGTGGTGCCAACCCTGGCCCAGCAAACCCAGAAGCCCCCCTTGCATGGAAAGAACTGGATGGCCATAACGGGCAAGCCCCTGGCGGCTACGGCCGGCGCCATGACCTTCCAGAAAGGCGGTAACGCGGTAGACGCGGCCTGTGCCATGTTGGCAGCCACCTGTACCATGTGGGATGTGCTCAGCTGGGGGGGCGAAACCCAGGCCCTGATCTACAACCCCAAAACCAAAAAAGTCATTGCTATCAATGCCATGGGCGTTGCTCCTACGGGTGCCACACCCGAATTCTTTAAAAGCAAAGGCTATAACTTTCCGCCGGAATACGGTCCCCTAGCCGCTACCACCCCCGGTACGCCCGGCGGGCTACTCTATATGCTGGCCAACTACGGGACTTTAAGCCTGGAACAGGTGATTGCCCCTGCCATGGAAATGGCGGCCGGTTACCCCATAGAAGCCCAGACCGCCAACAGCATTGAGCGCGAAAAAGAACGCATTAAACAGTGGCCCTACAGCAAAAAGGTATTCCTGACCCATCCAGGCCAGAAAAGGGAAGCTCCGGAAGCCGGGGAAATCTTTGTGCAGAAAGACCTGTTGGCCACGCTCACCAAAATGGTGGAAGCCGAAAGAGCCGCCCTTAAAAAAGGCAAGAGCCGCAAGGAAGCCATCATGGCCGCCTATGACCGCTTCTACACCGGCGACATTGCCCAGGAATTTGTGCGCGGCTCCAAAGAGCAAGGCGGCCTGATCACCATGCAGGACTTGGCCAAATGGAAACCCATAGAGGAAGATCCTCTCATGGTGACCTACAAGGGAATAGACGTCTATAAGTTACAGCCCTGGACCCAGGGTCCGGTTATGCTGCAAGCCCTGAACATTCTGGAGAACTTTGATCTAAAAAAGATGGGCTACAACAGTACCCAATACATTCATACGGTGTACCAGGCGATGAACCTCTCCTTCGCGGACCGCGATTTTTATTACGGAGACCCTGCCTTTGCTCCGCAGGAGCCTATCAAAGGGCTTTTGAGCAAGGAATACGCCAAACAACGCGCCAGCCTCATTCAGCAAAACCAGAACAACCCCAAGATTGGCCCTGGCGACCCCTATCCTTTTGAAGGCCGCAAAAACCCCTACCTGAAACTGCTCAAAGAAAGAGGCTATGAAATGGACACCACCAAGCGGAATTTCGCGCCGTCGCATGACATCAGAAACGGTTCTTCAATGGTGGATTACCAAAACAGGCTCTTGCTGGGTACTACCACAGTAGAAGCCGCTGATAAAGATGGTTGGGTGGTTTCTATCACGCCAAGCGGCGGATGGCTGCCTGCCTGCATTGCCGGCAACACGGGGGTAGGTATGAGCCAACGCATGCAGAGCTTTGTGCTGGATGCTCAATTGAACCCGTTCAACGTGGTGGCGCCGGGTAAACGACCACGGGTTACCCTAACGCCCTCCATGGCCCTGAAAGACGGCCAGCCCTTCCTTTCCTTCGCGGTGCAGGGCGGCGACACCCAGGACCAGAACCTTCTGCAGTTCTTCCTGAACATGGCTGAATTTGGGATGACCGTGCAGCAGGCATCAGAGGCAGCCAACTTTAATACCAACCAACTGTGGCTTTCTTTGGGCGGCTCCAAAACTAATGACCGAAAACCCAAGCCAGGCCATATTCTGCTGCATGACAGCACCCCGGCGGCCGTGCGGGACCAATTGAAGAAAATGGGCTATACCCTTACCTTTGATGATCGCACCAGCGGTCCTATCAATGCCATCTATTTTGACCGCGCTCACGGCAGTTTCTGGGGCGGCTCCAGCAACCATGGCGAAGATTATGGCATTGGTTGGTAAGCTCCTTGGGCTATTGCGCCTAAATTGAAGTATAGAAAAAGAAAGCCCGGGCCGCATGCAAAACAGCGGCCCGGGCTTTCTTATTTTCTCTGCAGTCCTTTCGGAAACTTTTCCAGAGGGGTTAATGGCTTATTTCTTACCTTTTAAAATAGCACAATACAACACCGGGCTGAAAAACCGCAAGTTTTCAATAAGACACGCCATGTTATAAAACTTCTCCGGGGCAATCTCACTGTTCTCAGCCATGGCCACCAGGATATTCTCCAAGGCATCGGCGTAATTGGCGTCAAATTCTTCTTCAGTCATTATTCTTTGGTTTGCCTCTTTGGTCGGCAAAAACTTAACGCAAACATCAGGATTTTAATTTCATTTCTATCAGGTTGGGGCTTCTAATTGCCATTAACTTCTTGGCGTTTCCCTGAGGAAAAGGAGATGATAGCGTGCTGAATTTTTGCCCTGATGACCTTGGGCTAAAGAATTTGTTTGTGCCTTGAAGTAATGGCTTGTCTAAGGTTTCATGGACTAGGTTGTTCCATCTTCTCGCTCCGAGCGCTCACGGCCGCGGGGCCCCGCCTTCCGCCCTCGCGCTGTACCCTCTAGCCTGGCCCCGCAGGGCCTGCCGCATCCGCGGCACCGGGTCGAGTGCTAGGCGCTCAGACGAAAGGCTGGAAACGGGGAAGGCGCGGGAATTCATTTTCAGGTTGTTGGTGTTTTAAGGGTATTTTAAGAAAAACAGCCTCAAAACGCAGTTACCGCTAACAAAGCCCAGACTCCCCCCTTGAGGGGGGCGAAGGGGGGTGTTTACACAGGAGAGCACATTTGCTAGTAAAATTCCCAAACTAAAAAGATACCATAAAGGGGATTACAAATCCCCCTTTCAGAACTTCCGGATTGCAAATCCTGAAGAGCAATGTGAACACTGTGAGAATGATTCCGTAGGGGCGTATCGCATACCCCCAACGCATTGCCCTTTTCCTTCTCCCCCAATGAAGGGGTTGGGGGAGGACCTACTCGAGTAAATCAAATTCCTGTTTCCAGCCCATTTTTCGCAAAACAACCTCAAAACGCAATCCGCCGCCCAGGGAACCAGGAATTAACCGGGTTACGAAAGGCGGCAGATGGAAGTGCAAGTACAGAAGCAAGCCCTATTAATTCAGCATGTTTTCTACGTTAGGCAGAAAGCTGGGGAAGACCTCGTTTCTGAGGGGTTGGCCCTGCTCAAAGCCGGTGATGTTCTTGAGTGTAACCTGGGCAATGGTGTAGAGCGCTTCCTCGGTGAAGAAGGCCTGGTGACCCGTAATCAGGACGTTGTTGAAAGAGAGCAGGCGCATGAAGACATCGTCCTGGATGACACGGCCGGACAGGTCTTCGTAGAAAAGGTCTCCTTCGTCTTCGTACACGTCTATGCCCAGGCTTTTGATCTTGCCTGACTTGAGGCCTCTGGTGACCGCCTGGGTATTGATAATGGCGCCGCGGCTGGTATTGATGAGCATCACGCCATCTTTCATTTGGGCAATGGACTCTTCATTGATCAGGTGGAAGGTTTGCGGGGTAAGCGGACAGTGCAGGGAGATGATGTCAGATTGGGCGTACAACTCTTCCAGGGCCACAAACTCCACACCGGCGTCAGCGGCTTCGGGGCTGTTGTAGAGGTCATAGCCCAGCACGCGGCACCCAAACCCTTTTAAAATGCGGGCAGTTACCAGGCCAATATTCCCCAGGCCAATCAGCCCCACGGTTTTGCCGTGCAGGTCGAAGCCCATGAGGCCGGTGAGGGCGAAGTTTCCTTCGCGCACGCGGTTGTAGGCACGGTGTATTTTGCGATTCAGGGTTAAGATAAGGGCCAAAGTATGTTCGGCCACGGCATAAGGCGAATAGTCTGGTACGCGCACCACTTTTATGCCCACCTGGGCGGCGGCGGCCATGTCTACGTTGTTATACCCGGCGCAGCGCAGGGCCAATAGTTTTACGCCCGCCTCGGCTAAATGCCGCAGAATAGAAGCGCTTACTTTATCATTCACAAACACACAGACCGCCGTGGCGCCTTTGGCCAGAATAGCGGTGTTCTCGTTTAGGGGCACCTCTAGGAACCGAAGTTGGTGGCCTTGCACCTGATTGGCTTCGGTGAAGAACTGCTTGTCATATGGCTTGGTATTGTAGAAGGTTACTTTCATGGCGCAGTGGCTTTATAGTTCTGTTTAATATGGGCAAGTTGGGAAGAACCGCAGGCCCTTAAAATGACTTTTGCCAGCCAGAAAAGTGATGTACGTTCAGGTTTAGAAGTTTAGATAGATTCTCTTTTGTGCGGAAGCTGCCAGCAAGGAAAGCCATTTGGGGAGTCTTTTCCCGGCTGAATGCAGCAAAAAAAATCCCTGCCCCATGAAGAGCATTTTCATGGGGCAGGGATTTTGGGAGATTTCTTTATTTTATCCTTTGGTTTTAGGATCGCTGGCCCTTGGGAAGGTACGTTCTTCCTCAATTTTCCCATCCTTGGTATGGATAATCACCGAGCTTTTTTCCTGGTTTTTGGCCAGATCAATGGTTTTGCTCACTACCTCTTCTTTGGTGGAACCCGTGACAGATGCTCTTTGTCCGCCTTCCAGTTTCCCTTCCCAACCCTCTTCGGTTTTGTTCACATGATATATCTTTCTATCTGCCATAAGAATTGAAATTAATGGTGTCTGGTAATCTACTGGCCGCACCGCCTTAAAGTTTCAATTATGCACGGCAAGAAAGCAGACCAAAAAACTGACAAGAAATTAGTTACCAGAAAGAAAAGCCAAAGGTGAAATAGAAAATAGTAGAAGAGACCAACTATTGGCCCATATGGTTCTTAACCAAAGCCTTAATGAGGGGACTTTGGCTTTAGGAAGATTGTTTAAGCTGCTTAAGTTCTTCTTCGTGGAGCGCCCGCCATTCCCCGGGCTGCAACTGCCCCAAGGATAGGGTTACTATGCGCACCCGCACCAATTGCTCCACCGCATACCCTAGCTTATGACACATGCGCCTGATCTGGCGGTTTAGCCCCTGCGTGAGAATAATCCTGAATTGATTCTCCCCTGTTTGGGAAACCTGGGCAGGCCGGGTCTTCTGGCCCATAATCACCACTCCTTCTGCCAGGTGTTCAAGCGCCTCAGGGGTTAGGGGCTTATCTACGGTAATGATATATTCTTTTTCCTGGTGGTGTTCTGCGCTGGCAATGCGGTCATAGAGTTGGCCGTCATTGGTGAGCAGCATGAGCCCTTCAGATTCTTTGTCCAGCCGACCAACCGGGAAAAGACGCAAGTTAAAGGAAAGGGCCTGGGCAAGATTGTTTTGGATAAGTAGGTTGAGGGTGGACTCCACCCCGCGGGGCTTGTAATACGCCAGATAGGTAAAGGTCTGGGAAGGTTTAAGCACGTGGCCATCCAGGGTTACTTCATCTTCCGGCAGCAAAGGCTGACTCAACTGCCCTTTTTTTCCGTTCACTAACACCCGGCCCAGCAAAATGCATTGCACGGCCTCCTTGTTGGACATCCTTCCCTTCTGAACCACAAAATGCTGAAGCGAGGAAGAAAGGTTTTTCATGGGATCAGAAAAGATTGGCTTCCATATAACGGGTTGTCACCGCAAAAGTAACTGAACCTGTCCATAAACCCGAACCCGTTTTTACCGGACTACTTTTGCTTTCCTGTTTCGGACCTGTTATCCTGAAAACGGCTCCAAAACGCAACTCACTCACTCACTCACTCACTCACTCACTCACTCACTCACTCACTCACTCACTCACTCACTCACTCACTCACTCATTTTTAAAAAGTACCGGCTTGAAGGTGATCATCAGCCAGGCCCATTGGTTCAGGCCAGTGCTCTGTTTTCCTTTGATTGCCTCCAAGGTATTAGTCTCAAAAAGCTGCGAATACCCCAGTTTCACGTTGAAGTCTGAACCTACATTCTGGTTGAAGACGAGATCAATTTCCTCTCCCAAGCGGGGGCCTAATTTTCGGTTGGCCGGGCCCGGCTCATACACCCGCACCGGCGAGGTGAAATGGTGCAAATGCACCAGCATGGAGTTGGTGGCCCCGGTTTTGAAATTAGTCTTCAGATAATAGTCCACCAGACCGGTGTTGCGGCCCTCCTGCCCATGGTTATTGCCCACGTAGAAATAGTCCATGAAGCCGTAAAAAGCATGGTTGGTGCCGTACAAAGGCACAAAGCTTTTGTTTTTTGCCTCGCCCCTCCCGGTACCCGACAGGTAATCCACGCCCAGCGTAACCGGGGTCAACGGGGTAGTCACGGTCAGGTTGGCGGCTGCCAGAAAGGCCTGCACTATTTTACTGCCTACGTCCTTTCCTCCCTGGTAATAGAATTCGCTGCCCAGTTTTACCGGCCCTAGTTTGGTGTCGCCTACCACGCCATAAGTCTGCCTGTAAGCCACCGTGCTATCTGGTTTCTGCCGGCCATCATTAAACACCAGTAAAGACAGCTTGGCGGTGCTCCAGTCCTGGTGCAGCCATAAGTACTGCATGGTTTTGTAGTTGTCTCCGCCGGCATAATAGGTATCAAACAGTTTGGTGGGCTCTGACGGCACTACCTGGTTATAGCCTGCCCCGGCGTGCGCCGAAAACCCCGAACTATCAGAGAACATAACCCTGACGGCGTCGTGGCTTCGGCCCTGCTGGGCCCAGTCCAGGTTGCCCAGGAAACGGGCGTTATCATAGTCCAGCTCCTGCCGGCCCACGCGCACCGCCAACTGGGGTGTGAACAGATAATCGCCGTAGGCCTCATACACATTGAAAAGCGTAGGATCCGATTTATAAACCTGGCTGGTGCTGCCCCACACCCGCACATCCTGCAAAGACAGCTTCAACCGTATTTTCTCCTTCTGAAACTGGGTAATGAGCCGTGACCGCTGCTCCACAAAAAAAGCGGGGTTATCTTTTTCCCCTTTCAGGGTTTTGAACCCATTTCTAAACTCGGCCCGGGGCCTAATCTCCGCGGAAAGGGAAAACTGAGCAAACGCATTACAAGTGGTGACCGCCAATACGGCAGTCAACAGCAGGGCCTTAGTAAAAGAGATGGGTTTCATAAAAAGGAATTCTGGTTCTAGCTTTCAGTCCTAGCCTTGCCCCTGCGCGTTGGGTCTTCTCTTTTCTTTCCCTTGGTGCCAATTTTATGAAACAGACCCAATTCCCTAACCGGCTAAGGGTTGCCGGTGTTCTGCAGCTACAAAGCTTCTATAGGGGCTCAAGGTAGCGGGTTTCACCATTGCTTGGTGCATATAGTGAGGTTATTTTTCTTGAGGGAATATTGGTGTTTTGATAGGCTTTGAGGGGTAGCAGGGAAGTACTTAATCCTTAGATTGGAAGGAAGATAAACCGAAATTAGCTTTTGGCGTTTTGAGGCTATTTTGGGGAAAACGTGCCCAAAACGGATGGATCAGCAAGAGTATTCATCCCCCTACCCCCTTCAAAGGGGGACGAAAAAGAAGGCAGAAGAGGGCAATACATGCGGACAGGTTAAGCCCTGTCCCTACACCAAATGCTTTAGACATAGATGTTGTGCGTAGAGTTAGCGGCAGCGCTCTACGCACTGAACGGTGAGCCAATCTCCCGATTGGCGTTAGGGGAAAACGCTCTTCCGGATTTGCCATCCGGAAGTTCCGAAAGGGGGATTTGCAATCCCCGGTGGTTGCATCTTAAAGTAGTAAAGGAGAGGTTGGCAACGGCTTTTCTATGGCGCGGAAGTTACTTCCGTGACTTGGATGTGCATAGGTTTATCCTGCAGATGCGCTCTCCTGTGTAACCCCCCCCCTTCGCCCTCTCAAGGAGGGAGTTTGCGGTGAATAGGTGAAGTTGCGCTTTGGGCCTGTTTTCAAAAAACCAAGCCCAAAACTGGAATTGCAGCTTCTACTGCTTTTTCTTCTCCAACCACACAGACTCAATCTCCAGAGTGATAGGCCCAGAAACAGACGTCCCTTCCGTCAGGTAAATTTGAAGTTTATCCAGGTCCTGGAGAGAGAAGGTACCGGGCTTTTCAGACTTGAACCAGAAGGGGTGAAAGCCGGGGTACGGCCGGGGAAGCAGCATGAAAGCGCCCGGCCGCAAGGAGCTTAAGGGTACTTCTATGTTCTGGAAGGTATTGGCAACCTGTAATTGTGCCGTGAAAGCAGACGCGTTTTTGTTGACCAGGGCCACCGTTACCGGTACTGCTTTTGGTTGCGAGGTTCTTATCCGGACCACCAGTTTGTCAAAGGAGGCTAACTCAGGTTGCCGGCCTTTCAGTTTGTCCGCAATGGCGTGCTGGAACCCGAAGGTGCCTTCCTTGGGCAATTCTTTGGCCGTAAGCTGCAGGATAAGCTGGCCGGTTTTTTGGCCGGTAATGAGTTGGCGCTCGTCGCTTCGCCAGAGATTAGGGAAAACGTTGAGGGCCCGGTCATGGGTGGCGTTGAAGAGCTCCAGTTGGCCTTGCGCTGCGGCTACAAACACCTGGTAAGAGTCAGTGCGGTAATTGTCCCAGGCCCAGGGGTCTCCTTCATGGCCCCCCGGAAAAGTAATCTGCCGACCGGCCTCCTGCACCATGATCCGGTAGGTGACCAAGCCTGGAGTAAGCAAGTCCACTGGTAGTTGCGCGGTGAAGTCATAGGCGCCGGCTTTCTCCATGCCAATGGTTTTAAACACGCCCGCCAGGTTGTTGGCCTGCACAGTTACTTTCGCTCCCGGCGACACGCCCACGATTTGCGCCTTTAGAGTAAAAGCCTTGCCGGAAGAAACTTCCGTTATGGGTTGGTGGTCTACAAAAACAGATTTGTCAAACGGTTGCGGGGCCACAAATTCCTTTACCTGCAGGTTCAGGAAGGTACGGTCGCCGGTCCAGGTGCTTTTGACTTTTTTGGAAAGCAGATAGGCACCGGGTTGAATCTGGAAGCTACCTCCTTTGGCCGTGGCCTGGTGTTGGTTGCCCTCGTTTACGGCGGTAATAGTAAAGCTATTCCCCAATTCGGGGAGGTTGATTTGCATGTCCTGGATTTGCCACTGAATGCGGGTCACTTCTTTGCCCGGCGAGGCTTTGGCGAATGGGTCTCTGATGTGCACCGCATCTGGCATTACCTCCAGGCGCCACACGCCATTTTCCAGTTTGTCCAGGAAATAAGCCCCGGTTCCGCTGTAGCGCACCACCGGTGAAGTCCCAACGCCCGCCACATGAGCCAGTTTTTTGGCATTGACCGGCTTGGTGGAGGTAGTGTTGGAGTAATAGAATTCCTGAGCCGTGTTCATCTCACTTAAATTGCCGGCGTAACTCACCCTGAACGCGCCAAATACACTGTCGGCGGGGTAGGTCCCGAAGTTCTTGCGCAAAGGCAGCGCATGAAACGCCTTGGAGGCAATTAAAAGACTAATGGCTTTGTCCGGAGTATAGGCCAGGTTGAGGTAATGGGTCTGGTATTCGGTGTTGCCGTAGGCGGTCGCCAGAGGATCATAGGCAAACTGAGTTGCCCACTGCATGCCCGCCTGCCGGAAACTCTTCGCCATGGCGGGGTACATGTATGAGCCCAGCACATCGCCGGCGTCAAACTCATACACCATCAATGATTTGTTCTTGAACTCTGGAATGGTGTCAAAGGGAATTTGGTACCGGTCTACGTGCGGCAGGTAATTGCCCTGTAAAGTATGGTTGGCCACCAGCCCCGTGGGGTACCACTGAAAACTCACCCCGTCTATCTGAGCTTTGGCTACGGCATCTGCGTAGGTAGGCGACTCACTGATGTTGTAATACACCGGTTTAGTCCAGCCGGTAGCCCTGATGGCCGCCACCATGCGGTTCACATATTCCGTGGTGCGGGCCTTGGGACCGGAGTGCTGGGGTTCATTGTTGACTTCGGCGCCAATGATATTGGCATCTGCCCCGTAAGTTAGCTTAGTGTAGGGGTTAACGTGGTTCAGGAACTGCCTGAGGTAATTCTCCTGGGCC
This Rufibacter radiotolerans DNA region includes the following protein-coding sequences:
- a CDS encoding glycoside hydrolase family protein, which translates into the protein MKKAAKLFTCICLLAFSFCAPGVLVAQTKPAKETELVYIDGKGVLRWKKNNQEAAFFGVNYTVPFAYGYRSVKARGMDPEKAIDQDVYHLARLGLDAFRVHVWDTEISDTLGNLLENEHLRLFDYLVYKLKQRNIRIMLTPIAFWGNGYPEKDEATPGFSHLYGKKRALVEERAFVAQENYLRQFLNHVNPYTKLTYGADANIIGAEVNNEPQHSGPKARTTEYVNRMVAAIRATGWTKPVYYNISESPTYADAVAKAQIDGVSFQWYPTGLVANHTLQGNYLPHVDRYQIPFDTIPEFKNKSLMVYEFDAGDVLGSYMYPAMAKSFRQAGMQWATQFAYDPLATAYGNTEYQTHYLNLAYTPDKAISLLIASKAFHALPLRKNFGTYPADSVFGAFRVSYAGNLSEMNTAQEFYYSNTTSTKPVNAKKLAHVAGVGTSPVVRYSGTGAYFLDKLENGVWRLEVMPDAVHIRDPFAKASPGKEVTRIQWQIQDMQINLPELGNSFTITAVNEGNQHQATAKGGSFQIQPGAYLLSKKVKSTWTGDRTFLNLQVKEFVAPQPFDKSVFVDHQPITEVSSGKAFTLKAQIVGVSPGAKVTVQANNLAGVFKTIGMEKAGAYDFTAQLPVDLLTPGLVTYRIMVQEAGRQITFPGGHEGDPWAWDNYRTDSYQVFVAAAQGQLELFNATHDRALNVFPNLWRSDERQLITGQKTGQLILQLTAKELPKEGTFGFQHAIADKLKGRQPELASFDKLVVRIRTSQPKAVPVTVALVNKNASAFTAQLQVANTFQNIEVPLSSLRPGAFMLLPRPYPGFHPFWFKSEKPGTFSLQDLDKLQIYLTEGTSVSGPITLEIESVWLEKKKQ
- a CDS encoding pseudouridine synthase; its protein translation is MKNLSSSLQHFVVQKGRMSNKEAVQCILLGRVLVNGKKGQLSQPLLPEDEVTLDGHVLKPSQTFTYLAYYKPRGVESTLNLLIQNNLAQALSFNLRLFPVGRLDKESEGLMLLTNDGQLYDRIASAEHHQEKEYIITVDKPLTPEALEHLAEGVVIMGQKTRPAQVSQTGENQFRIILTQGLNRQIRRMCHKLGYAVEQLVRVRIVTLSLGQLQPGEWRALHEEELKQLKQSS
- a CDS encoding 2-hydroxyacid dehydrogenase, with translation MKVTFYNTKPYDKQFFTEANQVQGHQLRFLEVPLNENTAILAKGATAVCVFVNDKVSASILRHLAEAGVKLLALRCAGYNNVDMAAAAQVGIKVVRVPDYSPYAVAEHTLALILTLNRKIHRAYNRVREGNFALTGLMGFDLHGKTVGLIGLGNIGLVTARILKGFGCRVLGYDLYNSPEAADAGVEFVALEELYAQSDIISLHCPLTPQTFHLINEESIAQMKDGVMLINTSRGAIINTQAVTRGLKSGKIKSLGIDVYEDEGDLFYEDLSGRVIQDDVFMRLLSFNNVLITGHQAFFTEEALYTIAQVTLKNITGFEQGQPLRNEVFPSFLPNVENMLN
- a CDS encoding gamma-glutamyltransferase family protein; translation: MKNIIALLLSFAVVVPTLAQQTQKPPLHGKNWMAITGKPLAATAGAMTFQKGGNAVDAACAMLAATCTMWDVLSWGGETQALIYNPKTKKVIAINAMGVAPTGATPEFFKSKGYNFPPEYGPLAATTPGTPGGLLYMLANYGTLSLEQVIAPAMEMAAGYPIEAQTANSIEREKERIKQWPYSKKVFLTHPGQKREAPEAGEIFVQKDLLATLTKMVEAERAALKKGKSRKEAIMAAYDRFYTGDIAQEFVRGSKEQGGLITMQDLAKWKPIEEDPLMVTYKGIDVYKLQPWTQGPVMLQALNILENFDLKKMGYNSTQYIHTVYQAMNLSFADRDFYYGDPAFAPQEPIKGLLSKEYAKQRASLIQQNQNNPKIGPGDPYPFEGRKNPYLKLLKERGYEMDTTKRNFAPSHDIRNGSSMVDYQNRLLLGTTTVEAADKDGWVVSITPSGGWLPACIAGNTGVGMSQRMQSFVLDAQLNPFNVVAPGKRPRVTLTPSMALKDGQPFLSFAVQGGDTQDQNLLQFFLNMAEFGMTVQQASEAANFNTNQLWLSLGGSKTNDRKPKPGHILLHDSTPAAVRDQLKKMGYTLTFDDRTSGPINAIYFDRAHGSFWGGSSNHGEDYGIGW
- a CDS encoding DUF2188 domain-containing protein, which codes for MADRKIYHVNKTEEGWEGKLEGGQRASVTGSTKEEVVSKTIDLAKNQEKSSVIIHTKDGKIEEERTFPRASDPKTKG
- a CDS encoding alginate export family protein, whose product is MKPISFTKALLLTAVLAVTTCNAFAQFSLSAEIRPRAEFRNGFKTLKGEKDNPAFFVEQRSRLITQFQKEKIRLKLSLQDVRVWGSTSQVYKSDPTLFNVYEAYGDYLFTPQLAVRVGRQELDYDNARFLGNLDWAQQGRSHDAVRVMFSDSSGFSAHAGAGYNQVVPSEPTKLFDTYYAGGDNYKTMQYLWLHQDWSTAKLSLLVFNDGRQKPDSTVAYRQTYGVVGDTKLGPVKLGSEFYYQGGKDVGSKIVQAFLAAANLTVTTPLTPVTLGVDYLSGTGRGEAKNKSFVPLYGTNHAFYGFMDYFYVGNNHGQEGRNTGLVDYYLKTNFKTGATNSMLVHLHHFTSPVRVYEPGPANRKLGPRLGEEIDLVFNQNVGSDFNVKLGYSQLFETNTLEAIKGKQSTGLNQWAWLMITFKPVLFKNE